The nucleotide sequence CGGTTTGGGCGTCGCGGTGATCGTGATCGAAACCATCACGGTGCCGGCCAACCAGTTGATCTATGACTGGATGTTGAAGAAGGGCGCGTTGACTTGGTTGAACGGCCTGGGCATCGGCACCGACGTGATCGATTTTTCGACCGTCGATTTGACGTTCCTGTCGTTCATCAGCTACATCGGCGTGATCGCGGCGATGGTCCAGATTCTGGAGATGACGTTGGACCGATTTTTTCCGGCGCTTTACAACGCGTTGGGAATTTTCCTGCCGCTGATCACGGTGAACTGCGCCATCTTGGGTGCGTCGCTGTTCATGCAGGAACGCAGCTACAACTTCCCCCAATCATGTGTCTACGGTTTCGGCTGCGGTGTCGGCTGGGCCATTGCGATCG is from Crateriforma conspicua and encodes:
- the nqrE gene encoding NADH:ubiquinone reductase (Na(+)-transporting) subunit E — protein: MEEYLSIFLKAVFVENLALAFFLGMCTFLAVSKNVKTALGLGVAVIVIETITVPANQLIYDWMLKKGALTWLNGLGIGTDVIDFSTVDLTFLSFISYIGVIAAMVQILEMTLDRFFPALYNALGIFLPLITVNCAILGASLFMQERSYNFPQSCVYGFGCGVGWAIAIAALAGIREKLKYSDVPPPLRGLGITFITVGLMSLAFMSFSGIQL